CCACGGTGTGGAACCGCACGGCGGCCAAGGCCCGGGCGCTCGTCGAGCGGGGAGCACGGCAGGCCGCGACACCTCGGGAGGCCGTCGCGGCCGCTCCGCTGGTGATCGTCAACGTGAAGGGCAACGCGACCGCACGCGAGATCCTGGAATCGGCGGGTGCGGATCTGGTGGGTCGGGCGGTGGTGAACCTGACCGACGGCACCTCGGCCGAGGCCAGGGCGGTCGCCGGCTGGGCTGCGGAGCAGGGTGCGGAGTACCTGCACGGACAGATCCTGACGATCGCACCCGGCATCGGCCGGGCCGAGTCGGTGATCTTCTACGGCGGCTCGGCGGCCGTCTACGAGCGGCATCGGTCGGAGCTGGCGCTGTTGGCCGGTCGAGGAACGCTGGTCTCGGCCGACGCCGGAGTGCCGACCCTGTACGGGATGGCCGTGCACGGCACCATGTGGGGCACGCTCAACGGATTCCT
The Actinoalloteichus fjordicus DNA segment above includes these coding regions:
- a CDS encoding NAD(P)-dependent oxidoreductase — protein: MTVLGLGEMGTALAEAFVRGGHPTTVWNRTAAKARALVERGARQAATPREAVAAAPLVIVNVKGNATAREILESAGADLVGRAVVNLTDGTSAEARAVAGWAAEQGAEYLHGQILTIAPGIGRAESVIFYGGSAAVYERHRSELALLAGRGTLVSADAGVPTLYGMAVHGTMWGTLNGFLHAAALLSNEGIEVTRFLEQAAPSVSALLATLPSIAAEVDRGEYATPYGALRHHLPSIEDLVRESRARGIDHELPEYTLDLVGRALDAGHADDSYSRLVEHFQAR